Proteins encoded together in one Nostoc sp. PCC 7524 window:
- a CDS encoding TRAP transporter substrate-binding protein yields MLGELVEVVTKLFEFSDRLKQAEDNKRQRIENYFRSIEQCLRDSAEQLKKNEIPHDKWAELQVYAEELPKTIIDEIGEDKAQEICRLLKITASTTPADASYIQSIEAAAGKFKGLVVTITTGHKPPDSKPAKPPTQPLSFPGFSRRNFMWTSLGTTAGLTAGWLARQNVSMPTVNWKMVSVFKSNPTQLILSEVPQIISERIKNITNGHFRIDIDTTTQIQTEEILKKVHDGTFHCGYSGIYYNDNRYKVLFFGCAIPFGLTPQEQSAWLLYKQSPSDEFTLIQRIYAEKLNLNVIPFPVAATGGQMGGWFKQEVNSVADFNGLTMRIPGLGGEVLRKYFGLTIDKDLPGGAIPIDKIVVALDQGKIQAAEWIGPYDDWQLGLQNVAKYYYYPGWWEPSTTFDMLVNKTAWQQLPLNYKDIFKAVCLETYTKILAKYDNSNSQQLQELRKLEKLGRIKLVRFSDPILQEAENKTNELLKIYSSNAVFKEIYEEWNSFKTRIRDWSNLH; encoded by the coding sequence ATGCTAGGGGAATTAGTCGAAGTTGTTACAAAGCTTTTTGAGTTTAGCGATCGCCTCAAGCAAGCTGAAGATAACAAGCGTCAACGTATTGAAAATTACTTTCGCAGCATTGAACAGTGTCTACGTGACAGTGCTGAACAACTAAAAAAAAATGAAATTCCCCACGACAAATGGGCAGAACTGCAAGTCTATGCAGAGGAATTACCCAAGACTATTATTGACGAAATTGGCGAAGACAAAGCACAAGAGATATGTCGTCTCTTGAAAATAACCGCCAGCACTACGCCAGCCGATGCTAGTTATATCCAATCCATAGAAGCTGCGGCTGGCAAATTTAAGGGCTTAGTCGTAACAATTACTACAGGACACAAACCACCAGATAGTAAACCAGCAAAACCGCCTACGCAACCGTTATCCTTTCCCGGTTTTAGCCGCCGTAATTTCATGTGGACAAGTTTAGGGACAACGGCGGGACTAACGGCGGGTTGGTTGGCGCGTCAAAATGTCAGTATGCCCACTGTGAACTGGAAAATGGTGAGTGTTTTCAAGTCAAATCCCACGCAACTAATTCTTTCTGAAGTGCCTCAAATCATCAGTGAGCGTATCAAAAATATCACTAATGGTCACTTTCGTATTGATATAGATACCACCACACAAATACAAACAGAGGAAATATTAAAAAAGGTTCATGATGGTACTTTTCACTGTGGTTATAGTGGCATTTACTATAACGATAATAGATATAAAGTGCTGTTTTTTGGGTGTGCCATTCCTTTTGGTTTAACGCCTCAAGAACAAAGTGCTTGGCTACTTTATAAACAAAGTCCTAGTGATGAATTCACCCTTATCCAAAGAATTTATGCAGAAAAATTAAACTTAAACGTGATTCCTTTTCCTGTAGCAGCCACTGGTGGACAAATGGGAGGATGGTTTAAACAAGAGGTGAATTCTGTAGCTGATTTTAACGGATTAACTATGCGTATTCCCGGTTTGGGAGGAGAGGTTTTAAGAAAATATTTTGGGTTGACAATCGATAAAGATTTACCCGGTGGGGCAATTCCCATTGATAAAATAGTCGTAGCACTTGATCAAGGTAAAATCCAGGCTGCGGAATGGATTGGTCCTTATGATGACTGGCAATTAGGATTGCAGAATGTAGCAAAATACTATTATTATCCTGGTTGGTGGGAACCCAGCACAACATTTGATATGTTGGTGAATAAAACAGCGTGGCAACAACTACCACTGAATTATAAAGACATATTCAAAGCTGTTTGTTTAGAAACTTATACCAAAATATTAGCTAAGTACGATAACAGTAATAGTCAACAACTGCAAGAACTACGCAAATTGGAAAAATTGGGTAGGATTAAATTAGTCAGGTTTAGTGATCCGATTCTGCAAGAAGCTGAAAATAAAACCAATGAACTCTTAAAAATATATTCTTCAAATGCGGTATTTAAGGAAATTTATGAAGAATGGAACAGCTTTAAAACTAGAATCAGAGATTGGTCTAATCTCCATTAA
- a CDS encoding aminopeptidase P N-terminal domain-containing protein encodes MQLEYRQRREQLMAKIGNGTAILRSAPMAVMHNDVEYTYRQDSDFFYLTGFNEPQAVAVLAPHHAEHRFVLFVQPKEREKEVWTGYRCGVDAAKELYGADEAYPISELDEKLPQYLEKADRIYYHLGRDRAFNEKILNHYQSLLRTYPRRGTGPIAIEDTSTVLHSMRLIKSETELDMMRQAAAIAIEAHNHAMAIAKPGRYEYEIQAEMERIFRLRGGMGPAYPSIVASGVNACVLHYIENNRQMQEQDLLLIDAGCAYGYYNSDITRTFPVGGKFTPEQKTLYEIVLEAQKQAIAQVQPGNTFNSVHDAAVRVLTEGMVELGILKGEVDQLIEEEKYKPYYMHRTSHWLGLDVHDVGVYQHGEDKPQVLQPGQVLTVEPGIYIVPDTKLAEEQPETDPRWVGIGIRIEDDVLVTATGREVLTAGVPKAVDEVERIS; translated from the coding sequence ATGCAATTAGAATATCGGCAGCGTCGTGAGCAGTTAATGGCAAAAATTGGTAATGGAACTGCGATTTTGCGGAGTGCGCCAATGGCAGTAATGCACAACGATGTCGAATACACATATCGTCAAGATAGTGATTTTTTCTACCTGACTGGTTTTAATGAACCGCAAGCGGTGGCTGTGTTAGCACCTCATCATGCAGAACATCGTTTTGTGTTGTTTGTCCAACCCAAGGAAAGAGAAAAAGAAGTTTGGACTGGTTATCGCTGTGGGGTAGATGCAGCCAAAGAACTTTATGGTGCAGATGAGGCTTACCCAATTAGCGAATTGGATGAGAAGTTACCCCAGTATTTAGAAAAAGCCGATCGCATTTACTATCATTTAGGACGCGATCGCGCGTTTAATGAAAAAATCCTTAATCATTACCAGAGTTTACTACGGACTTATCCCCGGCGGGGAACAGGGCCAATTGCCATCGAAGATACCAGCACTGTGCTGCACAGCATGAGGCTGATCAAAAGCGAAACTGAATTAGACATGATGCGTCAAGCAGCTGCGATCGCAATTGAAGCACATAATCATGCAATGGCGATCGCTAAACCGGGACGTTACGAGTACGAAATTCAAGCGGAGATGGAACGCATCTTTCGCTTGCGGGGCGGAATGGGGCCGGCTTATCCTTCGATTGTGGCTTCTGGTGTGAATGCTTGTGTGCTGCACTACATTGAAAATAACCGCCAGATGCAGGAGCAAGACTTACTGTTAATTGATGCGGGTTGTGCCTATGGTTATTACAATTCTGATATTACTCGGACATTTCCTGTAGGCGGTAAATTTACGCCAGAACAAAAGACATTATATGAGATTGTCTTAGAAGCACAGAAACAGGCGATCGCGCAAGTACAACCTGGTAATACTTTTAACTCAGTTCATGATGCTGCCGTGCGTGTCCTGACAGAAGGTATGGTAGAACTGGGTATCCTCAAAGGCGAAGTGGATCAACTAATTGAGGAAGAGAAATACAAACCATACTATATGCACCGCACCAGTCACTGGTTAGGTTTAGATGTGCATGATGTGGGTGTTTATCAACACGGTGAAGATAAACCGCAGGTTTTGCAACCAGGCCAAGTGTTGACGGTAGAACCGGGAATTTATATTGTCCCAGATACGAAACTGGCGGAAGAACAACCAGAAACTGATCCGCGTTGGGTGGGTATTGGGATTCGCATTGAGGATGATGTGTTAGTCACAGCCACAGGACGTGAAGTGTTAACGGCTGGTGTTCCTAAAGCGGTGGATGAAGTGGAGAGAATTAGTTAG
- a CDS encoding FG-GAP repeat domain-containing protein, whose translation MPSGSSGSNQVNDLFENSLAASARLLAIPQGKSDFESLSFTTNSSSSSPLNLLPPLTGSQNPNPNPYITSAAVSPDFNGDGKVDRVWINVQTGEILIRLMDGATTLQQASLGQYDLSTWSYDIADFNSDNKTDFLLRNNATGENAIALMDGTNVASFAYLDRVDAGWNASIGDFNGDRRTDIFWNNATTGQNAIWTMDGTTVTSANLLETTTPGLTATIVDFDGNGKSDIFWRDSTTGENSVWFMDGSQATKYSLQAQDTSWSYTLGDFDGNFTTDILWRNTVTGENKIWTMNGIFVTEGAVNTLGAGWTAKVADFNGDGRTDLFWHNETTGETTAWLMNGTAIESEAFLPSNAPGLKPFLGDYNGDGKTDVYWRDQQTGTDKVWTMDGTLASEASVAAESQLTPEWYTG comes from the coding sequence ATGCCTAGCGGAAGTAGCGGTTCCAATCAAGTAAATGATTTGTTTGAAAATTCTTTGGCAGCTTCAGCAAGATTGTTAGCAATTCCTCAAGGTAAATCTGATTTTGAGAGCTTATCATTCACAACAAACAGCTCCTCTTCTTCACCGTTAAATTTGCTGCCACCACTGACTGGTAGCCAGAACCCAAACCCCAATCCTTATATAACTAGCGCCGCCGTCTCACCTGACTTTAACGGTGACGGTAAAGTTGATAGAGTTTGGATTAATGTTCAAACAGGTGAGATTTTAATTCGCCTGATGGATGGTGCAACAACTTTACAACAGGCTTCTCTAGGTCAATACGACTTATCTACCTGGAGTTATGACATCGCTGATTTCAACAGTGATAATAAAACCGATTTCTTGTTGCGTAATAACGCCACAGGTGAAAATGCTATTGCACTGATGGATGGCACCAACGTCGCTAGCTTTGCCTATCTAGACAGAGTTGATGCAGGTTGGAACGCTAGCATTGGTGATTTCAACGGCGATCGCAGAACCGATATCTTCTGGAATAATGCCACCACAGGCCAAAACGCTATTTGGACTATGGATGGTACAACAGTCACCAGTGCCAACCTTCTCGAAACCACAACTCCCGGTTTGACTGCTACTATCGTTGACTTCGATGGTAACGGTAAGAGTGATATCTTCTGGCGCGATAGCACCACTGGCGAAAACAGCGTCTGGTTTATGGATGGTTCCCAAGCCACCAAGTATTCTCTCCAAGCACAAGACACTTCTTGGAGTTACACCCTGGGTGATTTCGATGGCAACTTCACCACTGATATTCTCTGGCGTAACACTGTCACCGGTGAGAATAAAATTTGGACAATGAATGGTATCTTCGTTACTGAAGGCGCTGTCAATACACTCGGTGCTGGCTGGACAGCTAAAGTTGCTGACTTCAATGGTGATGGCAGAACCGATCTCTTCTGGCACAATGAAACCACTGGCGAAACCACTGCTTGGTTAATGAATGGTACTGCTATTGAAAGTGAAGCTTTCTTACCAAGCAATGCTCCTGGTTTGAAGCCATTCCTCGGTGATTACAACGGTGATGGCAAGACAGATGTTTACTGGCGTGATCAACAAACAGGTACAGATAAAGTTTGGACAATGGATGGAACCTTAGCAAGTGAGGCTTCTGTTGCTGCTGAAAGTCAATTAACTCCAGAGTGGTACACAGGCTGA
- a CDS encoding DUF423 domain-containing protein: MTQIFISLAAILGGLSVAAGAFASHALREKISERSLEIFEVGARYQMYHALALLLVAILMSRIPSPPTTLIASGWLFIVGIAIFSGSLYALSLTGIKILGAITPLGGVAFLLGWGALAIAAWHLKF; this comes from the coding sequence GTGACACAGATTTTCATAAGCCTAGCTGCCATCTTAGGCGGTTTGTCAGTTGCCGCCGGTGCTTTCGCTTCCCATGCACTGCGGGAAAAAATCAGTGAGCGATCGCTAGAAATTTTTGAAGTAGGCGCTCGCTACCAAATGTATCATGCTCTAGCTTTGTTGCTAGTAGCCATCTTAATGAGTCGCATCCCATCCCCGCCAACCACTTTAATAGCTAGTGGCTGGCTTTTTATCGTCGGTATCGCTATTTTTTCCGGCAGTTTATACGCCCTCAGCCTCACAGGAATTAAAATCCTGGGTGCAATCACCCCCTTGGGTGGTGTCGCCTTTCTTTTAGGCTGGGGTGCTTTAGCGATCGCCGCTTGGCATTTGAAGTTTTAA
- the trmB gene encoding tRNA (guanosine(46)-N7)-methyltransferase TrmB: MAVIRVRQHVNPLAQKYQKPVTSIEWEKIYTNINQPLNLDIGCARGRFVLQMAQVEPNWNFLGLEIREPLVVEANRLGSELGLTNLHYVFCNANNSLQLLLSSLPPGILQRVTIQFPDPWFKTRHAKRRVVQPELVADLANYLAVGGVVFLQSDMEFLAVEMCDRFAANSAFHRVGTGEWLAENPLPVGTEREAATQKKGEPVYRALFEKVGSGD; encoded by the coding sequence TTGGCAGTTATCCGCGTCCGTCAACACGTTAATCCATTGGCTCAAAAGTATCAAAAACCAGTTACTTCCATAGAGTGGGAGAAAATCTATACTAATATTAACCAGCCACTTAATTTAGATATAGGCTGTGCTAGAGGAAGATTTGTGTTGCAAATGGCGCAGGTAGAACCAAACTGGAATTTCCTCGGTTTAGAAATTCGTGAACCTCTGGTAGTAGAAGCGAATAGGTTAGGTTCTGAGTTGGGTTTAACGAATCTCCATTATGTATTTTGCAATGCGAATAACTCTTTGCAATTATTGTTATCTTCTCTTCCACCAGGGATTTTACAGCGTGTAACAATTCAGTTTCCTGATCCTTGGTTTAAAACTCGCCATGCTAAACGTCGTGTAGTACAACCAGAATTAGTCGCAGATTTGGCTAATTATTTAGCTGTTGGGGGAGTTGTATTTTTGCAATCAGATATGGAATTTCTAGCGGTAGAAATGTGCGATCGCTTTGCTGCTAACTCAGCATTTCACAGAGTTGGTACAGGAGAATGGCTAGCAGAAAACCCACTCCCAGTAGGCACAGAAAGAGAAGCCGCCACTCAAAAAAAAGGTGAACCTGTTTATCGGGCTTTGTTTGAAAAAGTGGGGAGTGGGGATTAG
- a CDS encoding metallophosphoesterase family protein encodes MVLNFRFAVVSDLHIALPHTIWDHPSRFHLVEVSIPAFDSAIEHLTQLDLDFILLPGDLTQHGEPENHLWLQERLAKLPFPAYVVPGNHDVPVLRANEQSIAYNDFPQYYRKFGYDNTNQLYYTQQLLPGVRLIGLNSNCFNEQGEQIGRLDSQQLRWLEEVLASVKDELVLVMIHHNVVEHLPHQSRHPMANRYMLANAPELLQLLRRYGVRLVFTGHLHVQDVACDDGVYDITTGSLVSYPHPYRVLEFHRNQQGKEWLQILSHRVESVPNFPNLQHLSKQWMGDRSFPFLVKLLTLPPLNLPVNQAQELAPSLRDFWATIADGDAMLDYPHFPQKVRHYIQAYGAIAHTGSPAFIDNNSTLLLDKMGK; translated from the coding sequence ATGGTGCTAAACTTTCGTTTTGCCGTCGTCAGCGATTTACACATCGCCCTTCCTCACACTATCTGGGATCACCCTAGCCGATTTCATTTAGTGGAAGTAAGTATTCCCGCTTTTGACAGTGCCATAGAACATTTAACACAACTTGATTTAGATTTTATTTTACTGCCTGGAGATTTAACACAGCACGGTGAACCAGAGAATCACCTTTGGTTACAAGAACGTTTAGCGAAACTACCTTTTCCCGCTTATGTTGTCCCTGGTAATCATGATGTTCCTGTGCTGAGAGCCAATGAGCAATCAATCGCCTATAACGATTTTCCCCAATATTATCGCAAGTTCGGCTATGACAATACCAACCAACTTTATTACACTCAGCAATTGTTACCTGGAGTGCGATTAATTGGGTTAAATTCTAACTGTTTTAATGAACAGGGTGAACAAATAGGGCGTTTGGATAGCCAACAACTGAGATGGTTAGAAGAGGTACTAGCATCAGTAAAAGACGAACTGGTGTTAGTAATGATACATCACAATGTCGTGGAACATTTACCTCATCAATCCCGGCATCCTATGGCCAATCGTTATATGTTGGCAAATGCCCCGGAATTATTGCAGCTACTCCGACGCTATGGAGTCAGGCTAGTATTTACAGGACATTTACACGTCCAAGATGTGGCTTGTGATGATGGAGTATATGATATTACCACTGGTTCTTTAGTTAGCTATCCTCATCCTTACCGTGTGTTAGAGTTTCATCGCAATCAACAGGGTAAGGAATGGTTGCAAATTCTGTCTCACCGCGTAGAGTCAGTACCGAATTTCCCTAACTTGCAACACTTATCAAAGCAATGGATGGGCGATCGCTCCTTTCCTTTTTTAGTAAAATTACTGACGCTACCGCCATTAAATTTACCAGTTAATCAGGCACAAGAACTAGCACCGAGCCTGCGAGATTTTTGGGCAACCATTGCTGATGGTGATGCCATGTTAGATTATCCCCATTTTCCCCAAAAAGTGCGCCACTACATTCAAGCTTATGGTGCGATCGCTCACACAGGTAGCCCTGCATTCATCGATAACAACAGCACCCTGCTTTTAGACAAGATGGGGAAGTAG
- a CDS encoding FIST signal transduction protein, which produces MADHMQWANALSTRPSLEAAVAEVVQRTVSLLTAPADLGLVFISSAFASEYSRVLPLLAEKLSVPVLIGCSGGGVIGTGASGQTQELEAEAALSLTLAHLPGVDLQVFHVVAEDLPDLDSPPDAWIDLIDVEPSAKPQFILLSSAFSSGINDLLQGLDFAYPGSVIVGGQASAGGLGGRLALFCNDTLYRDGTVGLALSGNIVLETIVAQGCKPIGEPLQVTKADRNIILEIDEKVPLVVLRDLIASLSEKERMLAQHSLFVGVAMDEFKLSLQQGDFLIRSILGVDPAGGAIAIGDLVRPGQRLQFHLRDAQASADDLKFLLERYQQQGSPSAAAALMFSCVGRGEGLYGKPNFDSELFNSYLPAIPVGGFFCGGEIGPVGGRTFLHGYTSVFGICREMAGD; this is translated from the coding sequence ATGGCAGATCATATGCAGTGGGCAAATGCCCTATCAACCCGTCCTTCCTTAGAAGCAGCTGTAGCAGAGGTGGTACAACGTACTGTCTCGTTGTTAACAGCACCTGCGGATTTGGGGCTGGTGTTCATTTCTTCTGCTTTTGCCAGTGAGTATTCTAGGGTGTTGCCCTTGTTAGCTGAAAAACTTTCTGTACCTGTGTTGATTGGGTGCAGTGGGGGTGGTGTCATTGGAACTGGAGCTAGTGGACAAACCCAAGAATTAGAAGCAGAAGCAGCCCTCAGCTTGACTTTAGCCCATCTACCAGGGGTAGATTTACAAGTTTTTCATGTTGTTGCTGAAGATTTACCTGATTTGGATAGTCCGCCAGATGCTTGGATTGATTTAATTGATGTAGAACCATCGGCAAAACCCCAGTTTATTTTGCTCTCTAGTGCTTTTTCTTCAGGCATCAACGATTTATTGCAGGGGTTAGATTTTGCTTATCCTGGCTCGGTGATTGTGGGAGGACAAGCCAGTGCTGGGGGTTTGGGGGGTCGTCTGGCTTTGTTTTGTAATGATACTCTCTATCGTGATGGGACTGTGGGTTTGGCTTTGAGTGGCAATATTGTTTTAGAAACGATTGTGGCGCAAGGATGTAAACCTATTGGTGAGCCACTACAAGTTACTAAGGCTGATCGGAATATTATTTTGGAAATCGATGAGAAAGTACCTTTGGTAGTGTTGCGAGATTTGATTGCTAGCCTGAGTGAAAAAGAGAGAATGTTGGCACAGCATTCTTTGTTTGTGGGTGTAGCAATGGATGAATTTAAACTGTCTTTGCAACAGGGTGATTTTTTAATTCGCAGTATTTTAGGTGTAGATCCAGCCGGAGGTGCGATCGCTATTGGTGATCTTGTCCGTCCAGGCCAGCGTTTACAATTTCACTTAAGGGATGCTCAAGCCTCTGCTGATGATTTGAAGTTCCTTCTAGAACGGTATCAACAACAAGGCTCTCCATCTGCTGCGGCTGCTTTAATGTTTTCCTGTGTGGGACGTGGTGAAGGATTGTACGGCAAACCCAATTTTGATTCTGAGTTATTTAATAGTTACCTCCCAGCTATCCCTGTGGGTGGCTTTTTCTGCGGTGGCGAAATTGGCCCAGTTGGGGGTAGAACTTTTCTACATGGTTACACCTCAGTGTTTGGGATTTGTCGGGAAATGGCGGGGGATTAG
- a CDS encoding Calvin cycle protein CP12 has product MTDTQANNLQNQIEAEVEQARAVCDLSGSNSAECAAAWDAVEELQAEASHQRQNKPKNSLEQYCDDNPEAAECRVYDE; this is encoded by the coding sequence ATGACCGATACTCAAGCAAACAACTTACAAAACCAAATTGAAGCAGAAGTAGAACAAGCCCGTGCTGTCTGTGATCTCTCAGGTAGCAACTCAGCCGAGTGTGCTGCGGCTTGGGATGCAGTTGAAGAATTGCAAGCTGAAGCCTCACACCAACGCCAAAACAAGCCCAAAAATTCCCTAGAACAATACTGCGATGACAACCCAGAAGCAGCTGAATGCCGAGTTTATGATGAATAA
- a CDS encoding DUF3177 family protein, with protein MQNEVWFRQLVWIDYRLAVLFLMLIPIILLIWAYVQKSEAIQRLLMIYWRVSSLLAITIYLMIAQYPISFISGLIGLILIPISLWFWVDLNDEIEYLPSSPLKLTFRSWRWAITFYCILGAIAFVPFVSCAFSSTALKTPECLVWFEAPLLFKEYFHHNSKHTMLGFLGIVGLVIYVLYLSYFVLVKLGKQGRSATQQ; from the coding sequence ATGCAAAATGAAGTTTGGTTTCGTCAGTTAGTCTGGATAGACTACCGATTGGCAGTATTATTTCTCATGCTCATTCCCATCATTTTGTTGATTTGGGCTTATGTGCAGAAATCGGAAGCGATACAAAGACTGTTGATGATCTATTGGCGAGTCTCCAGTCTACTAGCCATCACGATTTATTTGATGATTGCTCAATACCCCATCAGCTTTATTTCTGGATTGATAGGATTGATTCTCATTCCTATTTCCCTCTGGTTCTGGGTGGATCTCAATGATGAAATTGAATATTTACCAAGTAGCCCTTTAAAGTTAACCTTTAGATCTTGGCGCTGGGCTATCACATTTTATTGTATCTTAGGTGCAATAGCTTTTGTGCCTTTTGTGAGTTGTGCCTTTTCTAGCACTGCGCTCAAAACTCCTGAGTGTCTTGTCTGGTTTGAAGCTCCATTGCTATTTAAAGAGTATTTTCATCACAATAGTAAACACACAATGTTAGGCTTTTTGGGTATAGTCGGCTTAGTAATTTATGTACTTTACTTAAGCTACTTTGTCCTCGTTAAGCTGGGCAAGCAGGGACGCTCGGCAACACAACAGTAA
- a CDS encoding DUF7734 family protein: MSSIGKRLEQYTNKRPQEVLLVTVEIADEQDKVAIFKGFSSSLMRPTAFDPEVPVIPDEATILGIDRIASPYNPENPRYIERQISWEAMQVLLLEVGV, from the coding sequence ATGAGTTCCATTGGCAAGCGACTAGAACAATACACCAACAAACGCCCGCAAGAAGTCCTACTGGTGACAGTAGAAATCGCGGATGAGCAAGATAAGGTAGCGATTTTCAAAGGGTTTTCCAGTTCTTTGATGCGTCCAACTGCATTTGATCCTGAAGTCCCAGTCATCCCAGATGAAGCAACAATTCTGGGTATTGACCGGATAGCTAGCCCCTATAATCCTGAAAACCCCCGTTATATCGAAAGACAAATTTCGTGGGAAGCGATGCAGGTTCTACTTTTGGAAGTAGGGGTGTAG
- the cbiD gene encoding cobalt-precorrin-5B (C(1))-methyltransferase CbiD, with protein sequence MTSGYTLPVFACASAVAALHWLRHRQPLQVASIDLITPAQTADIPVEQVAGLSENMALAITRSDPGDNLDLTKNTPVWALVSWSPGAGEQVTIQGGEGIGKQLNADNQAAIYGYARRLLQENLSRLLAPAEKITVTIILPEGRSLAVRTSNAAFGVVEGLSLLGTTGISQPLSTPEQLETFRTQLQQQASSFNSLVFCIGENGLDLARKIGINPEKLVKTANWLGPMLVEADRLGVKEILLFGYHGKLMKLAGGIFHTHHHLADGRREILAAHCALAGLSQEDIEIVFHSPTAEAALKHLRTLDSATGSDWVNQVYNAIAETIDARCQEYMQSHSSTGQAMTVCGSILFDRDRKIIVKSKTACNLIGNLC encoded by the coding sequence ATGACTTCTGGATATACTTTACCTGTTTTTGCCTGTGCTAGTGCTGTGGCAGCTTTGCATTGGTTACGTCACCGTCAACCTTTACAAGTGGCGAGCATAGATTTAATTACGCCTGCACAAACAGCAGATATTCCTGTAGAACAGGTGGCAGGATTATCTGAAAATATGGCTTTGGCAATCACGCGCAGTGATCCGGGTGATAATCTGGATTTGACTAAAAATACTCCGGTTTGGGCGTTGGTGTCATGGAGTCCGGGTGCAGGTGAGCAAGTCACTATTCAGGGTGGTGAGGGAATTGGTAAGCAGCTGAATGCAGATAATCAAGCAGCTATTTATGGTTATGCTCGCAGGTTGCTGCAAGAGAATTTGTCTCGATTACTAGCACCAGCAGAAAAAATTACGGTGACTATTATCTTACCAGAAGGGCGATCGCTCGCAGTTCGTACCTCTAACGCTGCCTTTGGTGTGGTGGAAGGACTTTCCTTACTGGGAACAACTGGAATTTCTCAGCCTTTAAGTACACCTGAGCAATTAGAAACTTTTCGCACACAATTACAGCAACAAGCCAGTAGTTTTAACAGTCTGGTATTTTGCATTGGCGAGAATGGCTTAGATTTAGCGAGAAAAATCGGTATTAACCCTGAGAAATTGGTAAAAACTGCTAATTGGTTGGGGCCAATGTTAGTCGAAGCCGATAGGTTGGGGGTTAAAGAAATCTTATTGTTCGGCTATCACGGTAAGTTGATGAAGCTGGCTGGCGGGATTTTTCACACCCACCATCACTTAGCTGATGGGAGACGGGAAATTTTGGCAGCCCACTGTGCTTTAGCAGGATTAAGCCAAGAAGATATAGAAATAGTATTTCACAGCCCGACAGCAGAAGCCGCACTAAAACATTTAAGAACCTTAGATAGTGCTACAGGTAGTGATTGGGTGAACCAAGTTTACAATGCGATCGCCGAAACTATCGATGCTCGTTGCCAAGAATATATGCAAAGTCACAGCAGTACAGGCCAAGCCATGACCGTCTGTGGATCGATTTTATTTGATCGCGATCGCAAAATTATCGTAAAGAGCAAAACAGCTTGTAACTTAATTGGAAATTTATGTTAA